Proteins encoded by one window of Clostridium perfringens:
- a CDS encoding amino acid ABC transporter substrate-binding protein, giving the protein MKKLLFLLINIVILSILIFGCSSKKIESKKDNNTVIIGIDDTFVPMGFKNEKGDIVGFDVDIAKEAFKRMNLKVIFQPIDWSMKETELTNGNIDLIWNGYTMTHEREKKVAFTNSYLKNRQVIVTLSNSNINTLNDLKGKTVTTQDGSSSLDTLFENPELTKSFKNGEPVLFDSFNDCFMDLEAGRSDAVVCDEILAQYYIFKNDPSKFHVLTEDLGEESYSIGLRKNSNLIDPLNKTLEDMKEDGTIAKISNKWFGKDLEK; this is encoded by the coding sequence ATGAAAAAGTTATTATTTTTATTAATTAACATAGTAATTTTATCTATTCTTATTTTTGGTTGTTCCTCAAAGAAAATAGAATCTAAAAAAGATAATAACACAGTAATTATAGGAATAGATGATACTTTCGTTCCTATGGGTTTTAAAAATGAAAAAGGGGACATAGTTGGTTTTGATGTTGATATAGCAAAAGAAGCTTTTAAGCGTATGAATTTAAAAGTTATTTTTCAACCAATAGATTGGTCAATGAAAGAAACTGAACTTACTAATGGAAATATAGATTTGATTTGGAATGGATACACCATGACACATGAAAGAGAAAAAAAAGTTGCATTTACAAATTCATACTTAAAAAATAGACAAGTTATAGTTACCCTTTCTAATTCTAATATAAATACCTTAAATGATCTAAAAGGGAAAACTGTAACTACTCAAGATGGTTCTAGCTCTCTTGATACCTTATTTGAAAATCCAGAACTAACTAAATCCTTTAAAAATGGAGAGCCTGTACTTTTTGATAGCTTTAATGATTGCTTTATGGATTTAGAAGCTGGAAGAAGTGACGCAGTTGTTTGTGATGAAATTCTTGCTCAGTATTATATTTTTAAAAATGACCCTAGTAAATTTCATGTTCTTACTGAAGACTTAGGGGAAGAAAGTTATAGCATAGGACTTAGAAAAAATTCTAATTTAATAGATCCTTTAAATAAAACTTTAGAAGATATGAAAGAAGATGGAACTATAGCTAAAATATCTAATAAATGGTTTGGAAAAGATTTAGAGAAATAA